The DNA window CTATCGATGGAGAAAAGGCCTCCTGCCATGACAGGACATCTGTACAGCAAACAGCTAAGTTAGCACCTTTGGACGCATGGCATAGGcaacatattaaatattttacagaatACTGTGATAGCAACATAACCAAATACAAGAAAACACTTTTGGAAGGCACAGCGGAATATAGCCTTGTTCATTATAACAACCAACAAACATGGACGCTTTCCATCAGAACATGCCTCATTGCCCCTTCAGAATGAGCAATTTCAAATTGTTGGGTGAAATCTGCTGCATCCTGTTGTGATAAGGATACTGCCCATCTCAGAATCGGCATACGTTGTTATTGCGTCCTTGGAGATTGCATTGAAACCCTTATCACTGACAACATTCCTAAATGGTCTTATCAACGGTCACTGAGGAAACAGGATATGAGTTTCTGAATTAATCAGCACTATTGTACAGACTGGTGACAAACTCAAGGGAAACCCTGGAtcaatgagtggaggaacataaatgCAGATGCTCCCATataggtgtactgcatgataggTCCACTTGCTGCCTAGGAGCAAACATTACAAGCAGAAGTCGACACTAAATAAAATTTTTGTTCCaactaataaataatatacacgTTATTGGACACATGGTTTCACACATGATTACATAGATTGAATGCACCACACCCTGTCTGCAcatctatttaaaaaatatatattcaaagtGCCTCATGGACATATTTGAGCAACCATAGCAAACTACATAGCTAAGCAAACTTCAGTCAGTGAAAACTAGCAAAATGAAGCACTTGTATCCTGGTGGAGCTCTAAAATCAaagaagattaaaaaaaataacagggaATTTTGCAGAAGCTCACCAGTTTCTTTACGAGTAACAGTACAAAGAATTCTGATGATGAAAGTGTAAACCTCCTCAGCTTGTTGCATCATTGCTGTTAGCACAGAAATATGGGCAAATGTTACAGCGGCTAGCTCAGAAGCTGAAGACGTCTTGCCTGAAACATTCCATCAACAATGTATGGATGAACTGACGGTGAGGGAAACTGTCAATATCTCAGACGGCCCAGCACTTTGGCCAGACAAGCAAACAGACCATGACAAATGTCAGCTGATCAAAAGGGGgcccaaaaaaaataaagtgtcCTTTACTTTCCTATTGTAACACACCTCAGTTCAAGCAAACTGACAATACTGTATCCCTTTCTTATAATAACAGGACTTTGGCAGATACTGGTATGTGGTAATGCTAAAATGGTTATGCTAGAGTTATGAGGCCCCTAAATTGAGCTTaacaaaaatgaacaaatgCACCCCTGACTCTCCATCACCATCAAAACACCAgatgagggaatatcttttggaagaatattattccatccctccagcagagttccagagactcataGAATCCATGCCAAGGTGCACTGAAGCTATACTGGCGGTGTGTGGTGGCCCAACACTTTAGCGAGATGCCTTTTTCCCTTTCATTTGTCACCGGTCTGTATGTGAATGTATACAAGCACAGTAACAAGAAGAGGGCTGAAATACAGAACTACCTGATTGGATCAGAGTCCTTCATGTGATTCTTCTTGATGAAGTCTTCCGAAAGCGTGCTCCATCCAAACACCAAAGGCCATTTGAAGATTCCTCTTTGGTAGTTGTCAACTAACACATAGCTGTAAACATTTCTATTCATTAGTTGTAATAATGCAATCGACAGAGTATCGCTAATACCTTAAAACGGTAAGGTACTACTGCAAGACGGGAATAAATGGCTAAGATATTCACAATTTTCATATCAGCGGAATCCCATACAGTGTAACGGTAAGGATGCATTACCTCATATCCTTATCACTGATGACTTCAATGACTGGACAAGCCACCTTCCTCCTGTCCATGTAAACTCTCTCCAGCAGGGGTTCCAGCCAGCCCACATTGCATTCGATGTGAGAGTCAAGAAAGGTCAGAACGTCACCTGAGTACAATGTAAACAGCCCACTGAAGACCGACACCAGCAAAAGGGCCACTTGATTGCCACGTGTACAGAATGGAGATTGTTTGAACAGGATTCTGTGTTTACAAAGCATACAAGTGAGAGGGGTGATGGGATTTATCCGGGTGTGGTACCTTTGGCAATGGCGGCTCCTGCCAGTCTAGCACGAATCAGGCCCTGCCTTTCCTTCAGACGCACAATCCGGACTTTAGGAAGCTGAGACATATACACATCCAGGTTGTCCTTTAGATATTCTGAGAAAGTAGAGAGGATTTAGGGCCTATAATTAATTCAGACTATGAGATGACATCAGGAAAAACTCCAGGTCCTATCCATAAGCTGTTGTTCCGGTTTGAGGAAAACtatttaataaagaaaatctgatgtGTATGTTACATTAAATTCCAAATTGTTGTAAATAACAGATTTCCTGGATCCTGCAGTCATGAAATGTTATTGGATTAAGGGGAGattaagtaaaaaaattaaaagcgAAAAAAAGGTGAAAAGATTTCATCAGTTGAGCCCAGAGTGTTTCCTGGTCACACTCAGGGTCAGAAAGACCTCTAAACCCAATAGCAGCTACTGTTAAGAAATATCTTCTAATTTCCTACCTTTGGTACTGAAATCATCTACCAGAATGATCTCTTTGAGGAGGTGTGGAGGAGAGCGGTTGAGGACACTGTGGACAGACCGAAGCAAAGTGGACCAAACCTCATCCACAAAGCAGAAGATGACACTGGTGGTGGGCAAGCTGTCGTGAACCATGCTCTCAGAACACCTGGGAAAGAAACAGCATAAGAGGTGTTACCTCAGCATCCCCATTGTACCCTGTCTGAATAACGAGCGTGGGAGTAGGTGGTCCAAGCCGAAGACTGACTCACGTCTGTGGCCTAGTGTCAGGGATGGCTCTGTCCACAGGGATCTGGTCACTCAGGTACACATTGAAATGGCCTTCATTCCACCGGTTCCTCACCTCCTGCTCCTTGTCACTGGGCACAACGGCTGCTTGCCCAAACTGCCCAACTGCATTGATATCTCTGGGGTCCCGGGTCAAATCTAAGGCCAGCACTTTGTGGATACCTGTATTCCGAACAACTGTGGAGTCTGCGGGAGCTGACTGgaatttggggttttctgtAGGTCGGAAGATTTTCTTTATGGCATCAGGGTTACCTTCATCAAGCACATTGAGTGGTTTGTCCTTAATAGGGACAACTCTCTCTTTTCCATTTAGTACATCCATTTTGACTGTGGGGTCCCTGAAAACACTGTCTTTAATAAATCGTTCTTGTTTGCCCGGCTGTTGGAATTTCTCCTTAGTGTCGTGCATCAGTTTATTGTCTTTTTGCACTAGGCCTATATTGCCAATTGCTTTCTCTAGTGTCTTTTTTGAGGTAGGTGtttcaacatgtttttcttGCTGAACGCCAGATGGCACTTTAGTGAACTTTGAGATCACTGCTGTAGGCAATGCCATTTTCTTATTATCATTTTCCTTAGGTCCGACTTTCTTATCATCCACCAACAGATCCACTACTTTTTTTGACACGTCTTTCACAAGCGTAGGCAAAGGCACACTCAACGGTCTTGTGACATGATTCACAGCAACCATTTGGTTATTCGTTATGCTGACAGGCTTTCCATGTTCTAACTTAGTTTGGCGATCCCCCTTTTTCTCATGTGAGTTTGCTTCTTTAAACGGCGGTTCCTTTTTGACGGCGGGTCCTcgttttctgtacacttcaagGACGCTCTTTTCATTGTGGATTGGACCTTTATTACCTACCTCGTCCAGGTCTAAGTCTACTCTCTGTATGGGATTTTTAAATCCCCTATGCTTAAACTTTGTAAGTTTCGTGGCCTGCTGTCTCGCAGCCTTTATTTCCTTCACTACGCTTTCTTTTAAAAGTTGGCTGTTAACGTCATTTATTGAAAGACGAAGTGCTGCCATATCGAACAGCAGCCAAATTACAGACgcaatgaaaacaaatgccAGTACCCTCCCACTACCCCTGAAGTATTTCCTTATCTTCATCACCTTCATTATAGCCAGTATCGATACTGTCACAACATCTTTATAAAATGTGCGAGTTATACTTGTCGTCCCCCGTTCAACTTCTTGGGCAGTTGTAGCAGTAGCCTATTGCCTGCGTGGCATTCCTGATATTACCTTGGTCAAATTACAGTCGGAAAGTTCTGTAAAAAAATCGTCGAATTAGTGTCCATTTTGCAGCCAAAAACGTGTAAGACAAAATAACCATGCACTAAAAACTCACTTGTAAAATTCCACATTGTCCATTTACTTGCCTGAGTCTCACAATGTAGCCTATTACAAGAATCATCATAACGCTGTCCACTattctaaaaatacatttttgcattttgtCACTTGCCCTCAACTAAATCAATGAGAAGCGAAACCCACAGCCATCAATCATCGACTCACTTTCACAAACTTGTATCCGCTCCGTGGTGGAAGGAGCTCCATTTGCGACGTTGTTCAACTTTGCCCTTTGAGTGCATACAGTGATTGGTTATAACTTAATTTATTCCAAACGTTTTAGCGCACAGTAAAGGTGGCGTGGAAGAGGGAGTGGCCTGTTGCAATGTCAACAAATGAATGCATGGCACCTTATACCGATTTTAAACGCACCATTCTGATTAATTTATTGACACAGGCTTTGGTCTCTCATTGATCTTTGCACAGCCGTTGATTTTCAACTCCACCTTTTAATGTTAGATGGTAAGTTCTGATAGCGTACCACTGAGATTCATTGTGTACCATCGAGACTGAGATGTTTTACTTTATAATGTAAAAACCAACGAATGATCGCAAAGTTAAACAGAGCATCAAACTGTATGCCCAACTACAACTGTATGCACATTGTTCACTGGATATTTGACAAATGCACATTTAGTTTATGTAAAAATATCAAAAGTTTGCTAACAGGAGGTAGGAAACATCACAACAAACCTTTGAAAATGTTGCTTCTTCTTCAAGCAGGCTAAATGTgtttctgatgagacaaaatctGTAAATTGTTAGATGTATACCATGTAAATATAGCTGCAGGCCAATGCATAGTAAAACGTCAGAGTCGCTGACTGTGGAATCGCCCATGGTGTATGATGTGGCAGTAATTAAGCATAACTGGTGTAACCAGTAACGCGAGTTTGTTGCTCTTGCGTCTGCAGGGCGTAGTGGATGTTTTCATGACCCAAGCAGAACATTTTACTGTATCACTTACTAACTCtgtcataaacaaacatttgcttttatATCCTTGTCAGAAGGATAGCAAATCCTAATCCTAACTCCTGGtctgcacacatacacaaatatagaCCTGTattacaaacatacattttacttttcactatccttgtggggatttTCCCTAAATGAAAATCCTGTACACAAatgcccacaaacacacacacacacagacacacacaaagacacagtacCATAAAAGCTGTATTATAATAGCCATTAAGCCGTGATTAAGAGAGATAACTACAGGTTTTCAGTTCATCAGCAGACATCTCTTGGGAGCTCTGTTTGCTTAGTCCAGACCATTTAGACACCAACCAACacttggagggagagaggttaGGGGGATTGAGAAGAGACAGAACGATAGAGAGGGTAGAGGCTGAGATCCACACCGAAAGGGGAAAGTGAGAGAGCGCGATGGGGTGCAGGTGGGGTGGGTGTGGTAGTGTTTGTTGAGTGTTGGGTGGATGCTCTCAGCCACAACACATAGGCGTTCATTAGTGGCTTGACTAACTGATTGGCCCCAGGAAAGCCCTGAAGCCTTGCAGTGCATGTGCCAGTTTATATGTCCTATTCATTTCATCTATTCATTATCATTTATCTATTTTGGCACTGATTATTTGGTGAATAAATTTAGTCACAAgtttaaagtaaatgttttacaggaATAGTACCTACATTCTGACTATACACTAGGCATTTTTACTGGAAGCCATTTGCATTGgaaattacagaaaacattacTGACAATTGAAGCTCTTAATTTGACACTTGCATGTGTAAAATTGACAAAATAGTTGTAGTATGTCTTTAGAACATGCTAATCAGACcttgaaattaaaatgacaacagTTGGTCTCTGTAATTTACATAGAGGTCATGTTTTGCTAATAGGCTATGTGTCTCGTTTAAACAGACAGGCCAGCAAAGAGATGGTTAAGTCTGACCCACTGACATTTTCAGCTCCAAATTATGCACAATGTGTGAATTAAATTAATTAGAGAATTCATTAAGAAATATGGCTTGCGGAAATGAGTGTAATATTTAGTTATGTGATGtaattttctttcattgttaAAGCTAATTTGTTTCATAACAGTTTCTGAAATAGTTTCTCTCTGTGTTAACTATGATATATGTAATTTGTTAGCCGTTTAATTAATTATGATTAGATTTACTGAATGTACAGTTTGTTTTGACAGATGGTGCCCATCAGGGAGACCTTTgcacaattaatttgaaatcaATTACTTTCCCTTTTTCCTCTTTGTAACATCTTTTCAGTTTTGGTGAAAAATATCCATGGCACATGCACCAACTGGGTTTTTACTCCAGCATTATTTATGGTCTATTATCTACTATTCCCCTAATGATGTACACGGCAGATAGATGAAGTGGACTCAGTTTAGGTTTACAGCCTATCTCTTTACTATGCACTGAGAAGGCTCACTCACTGACTCTGGCgattgtctccctgtctccacaCATGCAGTGGTTGTCTGGCATTAATCAGCAATTTAGCATAATACCGCAATATAGTATTGCAACACCAATGTCATGGAGCATCCCATGGTCTGTAATGTTGTGAAGAATCCCTGTGTCTCAAGCCTGTTTTGTCGACCCCAGAAACTGTGACCTTCTCAATCCCAAAAGGTACCTTGTAGGCCTTCATTATGATGATGCTGTGCCTTCGACCAGGTAAAATATTGTCAGTCAAATTATTCACCAGTCACATGGGTGCTCTGTTTGCTCCCCGAGGGAGTTAATTTGCCACTTTAATTTACTATTCAGCTTTATTCTATTTGTTTTCCCCAAATCATTATTAATGGTTTTAAGGGATTCAGGTCCCCCAATTGTATCCTTTTAAGGTATTGACATTAGCAGGACGTTGTGTGTTACCTTGTTGAATGCTCATGGTTCTTTGATCAGAGGCTAATTATAGCATTGTGTATTATTAACCAGATGATTCAAACCATGATTTGTGagactgtacagtatattacaggTATGACTAAAAGTATCTTTACTGTTAACTTTTTGCATTGTAATTGGAATCTGGCACCTGTGGGCTTTTTGGTATATTGTCAGTTTATTACAGCTAATGGCTTTATCCCCAACACATTGGATTGTACATAAAAATAGAGCTTCGCTCCTGTATTTAGGCCATACCCCAGTGTGCTGGATTAGCATAGTATAGATTAGGATAGTCCAGTATTGTTTCCAGTTGCTCACAAAGTGCGAAAGAGAAATCTGGGACTGCCTTGTGTTATGTTCTCATTTTACACCACAAGATGGAGCTTTTGTTCTTTTCTGGTTCTTTCTTTTGGTCTAGCGGCCCAAAATCGAATCCCTACCATTCATGCAAAATGTCATTTGGACAGAAAAATGTGAAGCATAAACAAACAATCTAAATAGTTGAGTTTGATCATTCaaagtattttgtaatttaataaaaaatgggcATTATCATTTTTGGTTTTAACATTGACATTGATTAGCAAATGtgtacattgtgttttattCCCCATATACAACATGATGTAGTGCAGGCCCTATAatagagaggtttctgtttggCCTGCCATTGGTTTAGATGcaacatgtttttgaatacTGGGTGGGTGTAATTTCAATTATAGAAATCTAATTAGAATGGGCATCCCTTCAGATCACTGCAATTTATCTTGTACACaattttaattaatataaaatttacatttgaacTTCTAATTATTACTTACAAATGTCCGCCAGTCCAAGTCTGACTTTAGTGctttaattgacatttaaagggatagttcacccaaaAAGCCCTGTGAAATTGAACAGTAATCCATACTTTTACTAACCACTGTTTCCAAATGCAAAAATGTGTGGACTAGATTCCTTTGAATTTCTATTACtgatattaaaatatttgttcatCATGTTCAAATCATCTGaaagtatacaaaataaattTTGAAGCTCCACAAAGGAATTTATAGATTCTTTGAAACACGAAAATTACAACATTGTTGCCATTCATTTTAGGCACTTGTGGAATGTCGTGGTATCAAAATGGTTGGGATTGATGCTACAAATGCTAGAATATCCACATTGGGGGAAAATGCCAAGGAAACTgaagtatattttttaatgaaccATTACTTTCTCAACTTTTGAGCACTTCTACAGTAGACAATGAGGAATGGAAGTATTttctactttaaaaaaaaatctgtcttatTCTCTCACCCAGTATTCTTTCTTGATCGGCTAATTTGATTAGTTTCaactttgtaaatgtttaaagaTAGACATTATCATTATTATGAATAGAATGTGGTTGAAGATACAACTCACATATGCATACTCAGGAGAAAGAGTGAAATGCATTATTGTTGGCTttttcatccatgcttttatttttagagATGAACAGATCAACACCATCCCATTTTATCCAGGTAAAGTTGAAGAACTTGTCAGTCATATTTAACAGTATAAGTATTCCTGTACACATATTCTTTAATGTTGGACTTAAATGAAGGCATTTTCAATGAAGGTTCCCTGTTGGCCTGAGTCTGTGAAACTGCCACCTCAGTGGTTGAGTTGCCTGACTCTCTAACATGTTTTGAACACCACATTGACCTTCGACATGTAAATGATGAGGATTATGGAAGGGCGTAGGTTTTCAGCATAGGtgaaccaaacaaaaaaaagcaacCAAGAGGAAAGGAGCTCAATATGTCGGTCAAATCCATATCCTTTAACCAGGTGATATGAAGGTGATACAAATATAGCTCTCTCTGGACATGAGTTAATGTGtgacataaaaaataactacataATTTGTCTCAATCCAGTGGGCTGACTTGGCATGGGCAGCAAGTCCTAAATGTCACGCTGTAATGAGTTCTGGCCAAAGGTACACAGTTTGGACATGGAGCCCGCTGGCACCTGGGCAGCCCAGTGGTCAGACTGCCACATACCCCCTGGCCATTTGGACTGCACATGGGTCCAGGCAAACTTTTAGCCACTTAAACTGTGATGTCAGGATTGGCGTTTGGTTTGGTTaggttctgttttcatttttacacGCGTATGCAGAAACATCCTTGATagaacaacaacacaaacaatttaatgtcaaacaaaataaaaaatacccgAAAGATATATCTGATCTGGAAATATATTGATAGTGGATCATCAATGAACCTATATGATACTTATCTTCAGTTACTATTACTAATCTACTTGTTTGTGTTCGTTAGGCTTTCTATTCGTGAGAGAGTTGAAGTTAACACTGTTAATAAGTTTCACGTAAATCATGCGCTGATGCCACAAAGAGATTTGCACCAGACTGATCACacaatgttttgaaatattCTCACTGTCACAATACTTAGTAATAAATGCGGAGTGGAGACAGGTAGTTTAGAGGAACTTGACTCCTTTAGTTACATTTCTATGAGACCTATTGGCAAACACGCTTCTTTATTATCTCACAATGGGAGATGAGGGAACATTGTATCTAAATTAACTTTTTCTATTTCCTGGTAAAGGAAATCAATTCCATCCTTTATGTTACTTTTCATCTGCCTTTTGTCTTGTTGTGgaatcttttctctttctcgcTCATTCATCTGTTTTGCCCTTTCCTTGATCTGATAGCATTAAACATATAATTAAGTCATAAAGGAAGGAACTGATGAGTGTAGCAGATGGTAATTGCGTCctacatttgaatgaaatgatATGCATTGCCACAATTTACAGCCTTTGCCTCATATTTTATTCAGTAACCTTTTATCTCTTTTCCTGCAGAATTATTCTGCAATAAATTTAGACATCTTATCAATAGCTGGAGTGATAGTGGCAGAAACATGGACAAAACTGAGCCTCCAACATTTTACgctgtttaaaataattttccatAATAAAGGACTTATCAGCCTTGGTCTATCACCGTGGAGGGGCGGAAAGACATTTCTAGAAGTCTCCCTTTGGTTTGTGGACAACCTGTCACTCTTCTCCTGGTATTCAGAGGAAATGCAAAACAACTGTTTCAGGTAGAGTTCAGGGAAGGCTTCTTAACATGACACATTGAAAGTTAAAGGAtgccatttttttataataataaaggGGTTTCAATCAGaattgagagcattctgaacTAAGACAATAGGACTAGGACAATTAGATCACATTCTTCTCCGGCAACAGACACAGACCTTGTTTTATGGGGTCATATCAACCAAATGGTGTCTGTTAGTCCACAGTATCTCTGTCTTTGAGCTCATTCAGGCATTTAAGAGGTCATAATCACAAAGAAGAGCCTTACTGAATTTCACAAGAATGTCAACAGAATCATGATTTTCACCGGATGAAATTCCTCTCCCAAACCATTGAGTTTTACTAGTACTGTATGAATGACTTTGATACTTCTGATATTTGGGTTTAATGGCTTCTGTTTGTTTAGAATAGGGGAATGAATGCATTTCTGGGCTTGAAGCCATGGTTGTATGGGgctggggcgggggggggtgtctTAGTGGAGTTACAGAACAGCTTTATGCTTCTCCATCTGGTCTGTGCGAGGCTGGTGACAGCGATTCTACACTACCAGTTCTGGATGTTCTTAATAGATAATTGTGTCTGTCCTATCTGTCCTATCTATCTACATATCTATCTATGTATCTATATATCTGTCTGCCATTTCTGGTATTGCAAGTGCCATTCACGACCAGTTGAGCTAGTCCCTCAATGAGTGCACTTCGGCATTACTATGGTCTGGTTCCACCTATGTAATCCATCTGGAAAACGGCTGTGAAGGATGCACAGTGGACACGTTCTTCTAAAAACTTTTCTCTTGGCGATCACTTGGAACAGCTCAACAGAGCTCTGCCAGGACCAAATGTTTGCACCATTGACATGCTTTCCCCCTACTAGTCCCTTGTGATGGGCTGGACACCGCTGATATTTGAGAATTGGTTGCTGGTGCAATATAGGTTTAATTCTCATGTTCCCCTAACCTGCCAAGCACCGCAGCGTGCCAGCTGGAAGGCTTAAacacgggggagagagagatattagCAGGGGCAAAAAGGAGAGACAAACAAACCCAAGTATCTGCAAACAGACCTTGGAGGTTCTACAAAGCGGCATCCTGTATCCTACCTGGGGCTCTTAACGTTTAGCCACGACACAGGTCCATTACCTTTAAGTACAAGCGTTTATGTTTGGGCGCCTGTTTTTACAGCCCTTGGGCTGCAAAGGGAATCTATCCCGAGTGACCCGACTGTATTTATTGAAGCCCCTTGAGTTTCCACTTGCTGGTAATAGactggagggggaaaaaaacagataATGTGTTTGATCGATCAGCGTGAACAAATTTCATTTGTTAGGATCAATAAGAGTTTACAGTTGACAGAGCCGGAGAGCTACAGCCCTGCATGGAAAGTGTCTCACTTCCAGAGAGATGGTTTTGAGAAGCAATCCCGTCTGTGGTTTGTGTACCAGACAGGGAGGGACCCCTCTGCTGTGTTATTGCTAGCAATCTGTATTTAAAACTAATATGAATGTGTGCTGCATGGCTGCGGGCAAAAACCGCCAAACCAATCTGATGTGTTTCTTTTGGGTTCCTTGTGATGTGAATTAGAACgtgaaaaataacaattcccTCACTGGCTATCCATTTTTCGTTTGAGGGTAATGATTAGATTTTCAGAGCAAAATAATgatttgtactgtatgttgccATTGTGGCCAAAGCATAATAGGAAAGTGATATGGAACACGAAGGGAAAAGTGAAGAAATGAACTGACGTGCAGGAGAAATACGCTCCCATGCTCAACCTTTTACCGTTTGCTCCATGTTTCGGCTTTTCATGATCATGCTCTGCGAAACGCCCTAAAGACATAAGAGCCCTTGCTCTCTGTCATGCGGTTATCGACCACCCCTTTACCTTCTGCTCAGAACCCAAACTGCATGAGATGGGAAGTCTACATGGATAAACATTTACAGTGGAAGGTAACGCTCCAGGCAAACGCAAATTCAGAGAGAATTTGCTGTGTACTGTGGCACTAACACTCTACTGTAATAGCTTGTATTTGCTCTGTTTTGACCTGCTCTGTGGTAAATATGGACAACATTTTGCTCACAACAGTATATTCTATTAATAGTAAACAACAGGCTACaacatttatgtaaaataacactaattGTTTATTTAATCTGTCCCATAGCACCGTCTGATGTAGTAACTTAATCCAACCAAAACCTAATTTATTAAGTGTGAATATTGGCACTGTATAAGTTCTGTATCAGTTTGATTGCTGGTTGGTTTCATTAGGAGAGAA is part of the Esox lucius isolate fEsoLuc1 chromosome 16, fEsoLuc1.pri, whole genome shotgun sequence genome and encodes:
- the LOC105022427 gene encoding polypeptide N-acetylgalactosaminyltransferase 5, with translation MKVMKIRKYFRGSGRVLAFVFIASVIWLLFDMAALRLSINDVNSQLLKESVVKEIKAARQQATKLTKFKHRGFKNPIQRVDLDLDEVGNKGPIHNEKSVLEVYRKRGPAVKKEPPFKEANSHEKKGDRQTKLEHGKPVSITNNQMVAVNHVTRPLSVPLPTLVKDVSKKVVDLLVDDKKVGPKENDNKKMALPTAVISKFTKVPSGVQQEKHVETPTSKKTLEKAIGNIGLVQKDNKLMHDTKEKFQQPGKQERFIKDSVFRDPTVKMDVLNGKERVVPIKDKPLNVLDEGNPDAIKKIFRPTENPKFQSAPADSTVVRNTGIHKVLALDLTRDPRDINAVGQFGQAAVVPSDKEQEVRNRWNEGHFNVYLSDQIPVDRAIPDTRPQTCSESMVHDSLPTTSVIFCFVDEVWSTLLRSVHSVLNRSPPHLLKEIILVDDFSTKEYLKDNLDVYMSQLPKVRIVRLKERQGLIRARLAGAAIAKGDVLTFLDSHIECNVGWLEPLLERVYMDRRKVACPVIEVISDKDMSYVLVDNYQRGIFKWPLVFGWSTLSEDFIKKNHMKDSDPIRCPVMAGGLFSIDRKYFYELGSYDPGLDVWGGENMEISFKIWMCGGEIEIIPCSRVGHIFRGENPYKFPKDRQKTVERNLARVAEVWLDEYKDLFYGHGYHHLLDRTATDIGNLTDQIELRKRLKCKSFKWYLDNVYPEMVAPLTKAEGLVFNRGVRKCLVLQNTFLYFESCDLSQESQHFNYTWLKHVRQKDVCVAVQGKGPHLVLEPCDRSKPQLRWLHKASNSALVEHLIVEQAPRRQCLEAGALGDSIQLKDCDPTSAYQKWQFTHYHAE